Within the Flavobacterium sp. CG_23.5 genome, the region CTAATGGTAAAACTTGCCTGATTCATACTTTGAACGTTTAAATAAAAAATCTCCTTACTGATTTATAGAACTAAGATATACTAAAAAACAGACAAAATATTGTTATCCAAATTTAAAAAGTACTGTTATTCATCATCTATGACATCATCATTTTACGAGATAAATCAAATTAGCGAAATGACGCAACCGGCAGCATTGCGCTATGAATACATATGCAAGAAGGGATTTTTGACCAGTTGAATGAGATTATTAAATCAACTAATCTAGATACATTGTTATACGAAATGCTAGTTTTTTGGCTTTGCAACTGGGGCAGTAATTTCCTTCTTCATTAAAATATAGATCAAAATTATTGAATCTTTTATCATTATAATTATCGCCTTTTAATTCATCATTTGAATAAAATAGATATTTCCCAGAATCTTTATGATCAAAATGATTGATATTTTCGAATTCTAGAGTTTCCTTATTAATAGCAGGAACGGGGCAATTAGTTTTATAGCTAAATCTACCTCCTCCAACTCTAAATTCATTTTTAAAACCGCAGTTACGGCATAATGAAGCTACTATATTTCCCATTTTAGATTTACTTTTTTTTATAAAACTTTATTACACTTTTTGCACTACTTCATTAATTGAATCATCTTTTTTTAAGTCCAAAAACTTTCCATTTTTCACCATTGAATACAACTTTAGCATCTACACCACAATTACTATCAATTTTACTATTTTCAATAATTTCTTTTGGAACATAATAATCTCCAATAAAACCAAACGATGGGTTTAATTGTATCTCATCTTCTTGATCTAAATCTTCCCAGTCTAAAGTAGAGCCATATTGCTTAAATTTTAGTTTTAATAAACCAGAGATGTCTTTCCTTAAAGCAGTTGTTGTCTCTTCAGTTGTATTAACTTCAATAGCTTTAAATATTATCCTATTCTGTTTTTTGTCTAATTTATGAACTAGTCTGATTTGAATAAAATCGCCTTCAATAGGTTTCAATTCAGTTTCTTCAAATCTAACTATTCCATGAATTCTGTTATTCACAACGTAATGAAATAATTTTTTATCCTCATTTATACTATCGATTATAGCTAAGTGTGAAATGAAATTATTAATTACTTCCTCCTGATTAACTTTCGTTATTTCTTTTAAGTCAATTCTTATTTCTTCTCTAATTTTCTTTTGAAACTTTTTTGCCTTTATAAAATCGCCTTTAAATAAGCATAAATTTTGCATCGGAAAAAACACTTCTTTATTTTCACTTGAAATTGCATGCACTATGTTTTTTTCAACATTTATATAATCCACAACTGCAATAATATCTTCCAAACAACTCCATTTGGGTTTATCAGAAACCTCGGCAAGCAATGGGAAATATTCTTGTTTAAAATGGTGTAAATTATTTTTATCTTCTACTAATTTGTTGTGAATTTTAAACTTAATAACTTGACCAACATCAATACTTTTCAAAATTGGAAAACGACTTGCATTTATTGATAAACTTAAATTATTACCATCTGTAAAACTTAATTTTTCTTTGTTTTTATCGTTTTTCCATTTCTCAACAAAAACTAATTCAGACCACGAAATATCTTGATAAGCAAAATTTTCTGCAACTGTTATATATTCATTATATAATACTAGATTGTCTTTCTTTTGAGTTTGAATATCCTTAACAAATACAGTTAATTCATGGAATTTATCTGCAACATTTTTATTATTTGTAATTCTATATTCTTGGTATCTATTTAGCTCTACTAATGCTTCTTCTAACTTGTTTTTTTTAATTAATTTGTCTGCTAAATCCAATCGCGTACTACCTAAAAAGTTTTCGTCTTTTTGAAGCTTAATTGCTTTTGATAACATTCCAATTGATTTATCTATATCCTCATCTGAGAACAATAAAGCAAATTCATGCCATGCGTAAGCTTGATCACCCAATTCAAGAACTAATTCTTTATATATTTTAATTGCTTCCTCAGTAGTCTCGCTTTTAGCTAACAAAATAGCATACTCACGTTTCAACCAAATATCTTTTGGGAACTTTGTAATAGCAGTTTTATAAACACTAATGATTTTATCTAAATCACTATAATGTGTACCTACCTTGATTAATTCGAAAGCTTTTTTTAATGCCTTGGTTGCTAAAGAAGGATAAATTTTATCCTCTTTTTTAATTTCTTTCCAATCGCTTTCAATAAAATTTTCTGGATTCCAATTTTCAAAGAAATTTAAAAAACGCCATTCCTCATTTTCTTTCATTGAAAACATAGCTGAATTTAAAATTTTTGAATGGATCTCTGAACCAGTTTGGTTTTTAAAAAGTAAATTATACTCCTCAAATATTTTCCAAAGGTCTGCTTTTCTATTTTCTTTATCGGCACTGAACAAATTCCAATAATAAGGTTCACGGAGTAATTCTATAATTTTTACTGGTGTGAGATATGGGATTCTTTCAAATAAAATATTACAATCAATTTGAACTTTTTTATCAATGAATTCTCTAAATATTCTTGAAATTAAAGATGGATACGTCTTACCGTCATTATGACTTTCATATACATCTTCTCTTCTAAGATTTTTAGGACCCCAAAGTAAAAGAAAGTTATACAAGTTAAATTCGGAATGTTCTTTGGAGAAATGTAATGCAAAATTTAAAAAAACAGAATGAACCATCGAAGGTCTTCCGTTTTTTAAATTCATATAATCTCTCATTAACGAACGTATTTCAAAAGAACTAATATTATTTTCTTCTGCCTTTATATAACGGTAAATTACCCACCCATACGCTTCGTGATGAACATCTAGCAACTCTTTGTTAATAAACATTGCTTTCATTTTACTTAAAGCAAGTTTGTGATTACCATTTTTACTTAAATTTTCAGCTTCTTGAATTTTAGAATAATTTATATCTATTTTAGGTCTCAAAAAGGTAATTTGACCACTGATAATATCATCAACATCCGTAAAATTTATTGCTGTTAATTGATTAAAATATTTTTGAGCTTGATTAAGGCTGTTTTGTGTTAAAGATGCCTTACAAAGATCTATTAAAGGCCATGCTAATGCACTTTGAGTCCAACTGTCATGTGGGTCAATTTGATAAAGTTTTAAGGCCATATCGAGTGCTTCTTGGATTTTTCCTTCTCTTCTTAATTCATAAACTGTTCTACTATCCATTACATTAACCATGATTTTAATTTATTACATAAATCCACTTCACTCTTTTCTAAAACCACTATTTTATTAATGAATCCTTTGGTTTTTTCTTTTTCACTAGTTCCATACCAAACACGGAACTTAATTTTACTTTCATTGTTATTAGCAGAAAAAATGTCTTGATTGTTATGACTTTCTAACAATTTCAGTTGGTAATTGTTTTCTTTAAGAATTTTAGACCATTTTGAATAAATAACTTTTCTAAAATCATTTGGGATTTCTAATGAAAAATCTTCCTTAGGCAAATTTTTTACTACAAATAAGCTTGCAATTACTTCTTCAATAATTTCTTTTTCTTCATTTTCTAATTTATCAATTCTAACATTACTAACTGCATATTGATCTTTCTCACCTTTGTTATCAATATTAAAAAAACATTTCTTATCAATAGACTGTGGTATTGAATAAATCACTTTTGTTAAATAGTCTGATTTTTTTTGGACACTTTCTAAAATATACCCTTTAGGTTCAATCTGTTTTGTTAAAGTGCATATTGTTCCTATGACATTTTCATTATTTAAGTCTGCTACTTTGTTTGAGTAAATGTTTTTTGGAATGAAATTTTGAAATTTAAGATAACCTCTTTTCGTTTCCTTAACTTCATTAAATCCATTAGAAGAATCTTCAAATTCACAATTCATTAAAGGATTTATTTCTTGAGGATTAATTATTGAAACAAGGTTTTCCGTAGTGGCGATTGATGTATATAGCCATCTAAAATATTCTGCATTATTGATGCCTTTACTTTCTCCTTGATAGCTGTTTATTATTGTTTCATTGAATGATGAGCCCAATGCTTTATGTACTGTTAAAGCCCAACCATAGTTTAAAAATACTGCATTTACGAAAGGATCATTTTCCCTAATGTAAGCTAATAATCTTCTGTCATATTTAGCTTTACATTTTGCAAGTATTTCTTTTCGAACTTTATTATTTGTTTTAATTACAATTTTTTTATCCTTAGGTAAATTGTAATTTGTTGCTACAATAACTAAAGCCTCTTTTTCTTCATTAGATAATTCAATGTATGCTTTATCCTGTTTTAAAAGTTTAAATTCTGCACTATCAACAAATGGGTTTTCCCCTTTTTGTTCATTCAATTTTCTATTAACGAAAACTCTGAAAGCAATTTTTTCTTCTTTAGAAAGACCATCATTACTTATAAAATGATTTTCTAGCATCCAGACATCTGTTTCTGGTATGCCATTTAAGTTTAAACACTTTACATTAATTTTTATAAAATTTAGATTTATAGGTAAAACACTTTGATTTATTTTTATTGGAAAACTCAAAGACTGCTTTATTTCATTTAATGTAAAATACATACCATTGATGACTTTTTTAGGTTGATTAAAGCCAGTGTCATCAGGAATATTTACATTGTTGTTTGCTATCAATAAATCTCCTTTTGAAAACTTTGTACTGTTATTTAAACAATTATTTTTTATCCACAAATTCGTTTTTTTTGCATCCCTTTTAGAATACATTAAAATTGCCTCTTTAGGTTCTATTAGTTTTGGTTCACTAAACCATTTCTTTAATTTAATTTCAACTTCCTGTTTTGTTATGTGGTATAAATCTGAACTATTCCAGTTGTATTTTAATTCATTAAAAATAGTATCTTCAATACTTTTAGCAATATTATAAACTATATCGATTTTACCATCATAATCCGTTTGAATTTTAGTATCTCTATGATGATTTATAGTACCAGTAAATAATTCAGATAATGTTTCAATATTTAGAGCTGCATCTTCATTTTTGCCGAATGATAATGAATAAGGATCTCCGATACAAATTACTTTTCTATTACTTTTTTCAAGATTTAAAAATTTAAAAATATCCTCTAAAAGTCTTCCACTTCCAAAGCGTAGCAAATCTGACTGGTTAAGACTTCTATTTATTAAATGTGCTTCGTGAAGAATAATCAGAGCATTTTCATCTATATATTCATTTGTTTTTATTGGGATTATTTCAAGTAATTTGGAGTTTTCATTTTCACCATCTTTTTCTACTTCCTCTTCATCTGATTGACTTATACCACCATAAATTGTTTTATAGATACTATTTACTTCTGTTCTAGTTCTGTCTGTGATTTTTTTACAAATTCTAGCTGAATGTCCCCAAAGTTCTATTTGAGGAATTCCGAAATTAGTTGCTTCCGCAAGCAAATGCTTCATCCATGCATCGCGACTTTTTATATTCATAGATTCTAAAACAAAAACACCGCTTTTCTTGTCTTTTAAAAAGTTATTTAATTCTTTTTCAACATCTTTTTCAATTTCTTGAAAGGTATCAATTATTATTGATGGTTGAACTAAAGCCTTTCCGTCATCCCATTTTTCAGCAGGAAATATTTTTTTTAAAGTGTCTGCGATGTCTAAAGTAAATGCATTTTTACTGGCAAATTCGTATAGAGGAGCTGCAATATCATTTTCTTGTATAATCTTGTAATAAGGTAAACTTCGTGGAATATCATTTTTTAAATCTAAGGGGCCTGAAAACACATTTGCAATGCATACTCTTGATGGATCTATATAACTGTTTAAGAAAATATCGTGTTCAACAATTTCATAAAAGGCTTGGCGATATGCTTTTAATTGTCTGAATGGATTGTTAAAATGAGAACCTGCTTTAATTTCAATTCTACCCTTGTCGATATTATTTTCAATATTCCAAGGATCCTTTTGAAAGCCATCAACATTGTCTGGAAGAATAATTGTTCCTTTATAATCTTTAAAATCAATTAATATTATACCATGATTGTAGCATAATATTGCATCTGCTCTAAACCTATGGTAGTTATCATTGAATGGATTCCCAATAAGAATACCTTCCCAATTTCTTTGAGAAAATATGCTTTTTAATTCCAAAGCAAATCTCCTGAATTGTTCATTCTCGTGGGTATGTTCCGCTCTATTATGTAGTATTTCTAAACTCATTTGTTAACTGTTTAAAAATTAAATTTTTAGTAGCTTTTCTAATTTATTCCAATGTCTTTTTGTTTGAGACTCAATTTTATTTGGAAACTTTATTTGCTGTGCTTTTTTGGCATATGAAATGAAATTACCCCAATCAAAATGCTGTGATATTTCAAAATACGTTTTACTTGGATTCCAAATGTATTTATTCCTTCTATCGGCACCTTTGTATGAAAATCTTTTTAACAATCTTGATTTGAATAGTTCTCCAGTATATTTGTTTAGAGGTTTATTTGAAAAATATTTTCCTCTTTTAATAGTTCTCTTCATTTTGCGATAATATCCCGAAATACTTGCGGATTTTATTTTTGCATCGAAACCATCAAATTCTAACCCTAAATAGATAAAGTTTTTATTATAATTTATTCCATTAGGAAATTCTTGACCACATTTTAAAATTCTCGAATGTCTTTCAAAATGAAAGATTTGTGTTTTTTTATCTTGAATGGTCAAACAACTATTCTTTATGTTATCTGCGAATTCCTTTATTACATCCTCTTTTTTATCTAATGGACAAATCGCTACCATATCATCGGAATACCTTCGGTAAATCCCTCCAATACTCTCCAAATATCTATTTATTTCATAATCAAAATCAAGCATGTAAATATTTGCTAATACAGCACTTATTGGAGAGCCTTGCGGAATTCCAAAGTCTTTTGTCACAGTATTTCCAGAATCATCTTTTACGAATCTTTGTTTTTTAACTAAACTTTTCCTTTTTGCTAAATACTCGTCTTTTGTACAGAAAGCAATTGCATTTGATTTTTTTAGGTATTTGATTTTTGAAACTCTCTTTCTTGTTATTACAGGTTTACAATTTGCAAAAGCTTTTACAAAAATTTGATTTTGAAATTCTTGAAAAATATCTACCAAATCAATGTAACTGAATCTAGTGATGTTTCTAAATACATTGAAATGATCATCGGGTAAAGGTTCGATTGTTAAACCTAAAACTTTTTTCCATTTTTCACGTAACAATTTGTGATTAAGATTGTCAAAAAAGCCTTTTATATCAAAAGCTATAGCTACAAAATTATCTTTTGGATATTCATTTATTGATTTAAAAACATCTACAGCAAAGTCGATATTACATTTGTGTTTTTTTGCACCAACTTTTACTGGTATCTTTCTATAAGCAGTTACCACATCTGTTAAGTTTTTATGTGACAGAATTGTTTCGTATTCTTTTGTCAATAACTCAGCATAATAACTATACACTAAAGCATCTATATGCCCTGCATAGTATAATTCTCTTTCTTTAGGTTTAGCAGCTTTACGAAATGTTTTTTTACCATTTAGATTAGTGTAAAGTAGTTTTCCACATACTTCACAATATTCTCTGCGGAACTTTCTAACTTTACTTTTTTTATGGATAAGTGGATAAAAATTATGAGCTGCTACTTTTAGTGGATTTGTAACGTAGGGTTCTATCCATATATGACGGTCTTTAGCCAACAAAGGATTGTCTATGTGTGGATATCGTTTTAGTTTAAACCAATCCTTTTCCTTTTTTATTAATTTGTTGACAGCCATATTTTTTTATTAAAGTGAAAAAAGAGGAGGTCGACGACGAAGCATTGCTTTTACTTATTTTTTACAACAAGTGAAGAATACATGCGTTATTGATGCCTAAACATCGCTCCTTCAAGTCGGGTAATTATTATTATATATTTACAAATTAAATTAATGAAAATGAAATCATCAACTATTTATAAGTCTATAACGGCTATATTATCTCTGACTGAACTGTTATGTTCAGCGCTGGAGATAACAGTTCTGCTCAGAGATAATTGTTATCAATTCTCTTGCATAACTGGAATTCAGTCATCACAACAGCGTTTAATGTTGCGCTAGATTGCTCTATACCATAAAACGTATTCTCCGGCTCCTCCTCTAATTTACTATTTCATATTTTTTATAATTTATAATTTAACCTATCTCAATCCAGCTGAATTATTTATTCCCTTCTGGATTGAATCTATTAAACCTTCAAAAATCATTGCCGTAAAATCTTCTTTGTATTAGATTTTATTTCTTTACCTTGTTAGTATTATGATCATAGCATTATAACCATTATTAACCAACCATGCTTCTATATTATATCAAATGTCTAACCTTGATTTTTTTATATTTTTTGCCAAAGCCCATTAAGATCGCATCATTATTTTTGATGATTAGTTCCCCTTTTTGAAGTCCTGCTATTGCTTGTTTAATATCGTTTAATTCATTGCCTGATACACCGTACATATCTTTCAGTACGCCATCGTTTATGGATTGCTGCTTCATGATTAAAGGGTATTGTGCATTAGCATAGAAATCAAAATATTTGCTCTTGTATGCATCCATATTTTGAGTTGCCAGAATGATACTCATTCCTTTGTTACGTCCTACAGCAATCAAATCACGAAGTGGTTTATTGTCAAAGCCTAACATATAATGTGCTTCATCAATAATCGTGAAATGTCTTAGTTCTACTTTTTCTTTATCATTGGCTTGTACCGGTAAGTTTTCGTAGATTGAGTTCAGTTTGGAAACAATAAAATAAACTATGGCTTTTCCTAATGGACCATCGTTTGGAAATTTGTCCATCTTAACAATAAAACTATTTCCAATCAAATCGATTCGATCTTCATTTGAAAATAGATTAGAGCGTTCTAATTGACTTAATACTGATTTTACACTATCTACTCTATCTTTTTCATTTTGAGGCTGTAAGTCAGTATAATGATCAATTATGATGGTGAAATTTATTGGTTTACCCTTCGTTTCTTTATATGCGTTTATAATTGCTTCTGATAGGCGATTACTCATGTTTGCACTAATCTTTGCACTATCGATTGCTAAAAGGGCATTAGCCAATGCGGTAGAATACATGTTGATTTCATTTTGTGTCTTACCCACAAAATCTTTAAACGGAGTAAATGGTAATGGCTCTACCATTGGATCTAAAATAGCGGTACGATCTAACTCAAAATGTTGCAACCAATCATTATTCGCTATATCTGAAAACTCTCCTTTGTAATCGAAGAAAAGGAAATTTACGGGATAGTTACTTTCTATTGAAAGGGAACGCATCTCGTTCATTAAAACGGCCAATAGATTTGATTTTCCTGAACCAGTAGTACCCGCAATCAATATTTGAGTATTGGTAACGTTCTTACTATTCATATCTAAGTAGGCACTTATATCTCCATCATAACTACCAATATTTAAGTTTAGCAACGGTATTTGACCTGCTTTGATGGATGCTGTAGTACTGACTTTTAACCAATCGTGTAATGTTTCGCCTTTCATCAGTAAATCATAACCTCTGAATATCTCAGCGTTTACAACTTTACTTTTTGTTATATTGTCTTCCCAATTGATGTCTAAATCGTGGTAACGTAACTTAATCATCGAGGACAAAATGCCATTTAAATTATGTACCGTAAATAGTGTTGGGTGAATACTATTAGACGACATTTGAATATTGAGGAGTTCCTTGTTTCTTTTCTCGGTATCTGACAACCCAGCAATTAAACAAATACGCATCAGTTTTGCATTACCTTTTGGAGTAACGTTTTTATGATTGTCTGTGTACTGTTTTAAATTGATGTGTTTTTCCAATCGCTCGCGCAAATCATTCATTTTTGAATTTAATGCCTCTGCTTGTCTTAAACCTGTTTCTATTGCTGCCATAACCGCTTAATTATATTTTTCAAAATACCCTTCGACAACATGTGTCAATTGGTTTTCTTTGTCTCTAACGAGTGTATATTTCTTTGAAATGAAGTTCTCAATTTTAGCCAAATCAATCGATTTTCTAATTTCACTATCGGTGCTTAATAAAATGGTTTGATGTGAAAGTTTTGGAAAATAATTTTCTAATAGTGAAGCCCTGCTGTTTTCATCTAGATAACCGAAAACGGTGTCTATCATTACTGGTGGATTGTAATCACCAAAATAATGCAATGATTTTAGTAATACTTGAATGATTATTTGTTTTGACGCAGCATTTAATTCGTCTAGATATATTTCGTTTCCTGCTTTGTGGTATATTTTAAAGGATAGATTACTTAAATCCTCTGAAAGAACTACGCGATCTATTTGGTCTTTATACACGACTAAGGTTGTATTCAAATCATTTTTCATTTCCTCTTCAATACGTGCTTTTTTGTTTATCAACAAAGCATTTGAAATTTTAGAAAATAAAGGGCCTAATTTTTTAAGTGCTTCCAGTTTAGGATTGGGTTCTTCCTCGTCAGACAAATCAAACCTTTTAATTTTAGCATCTAGTTTGTCGCTTTCAATTTTATAATTATGAAGAGCGTCTTTGTAGTCTTTAATTTTTAGTTCATTGGCTTCAAAGCTTTGTATTATATCTTCACTGCCACCAATATCGTTTTTTCTTAAATCTAGCAGCTGAATTCTTAAATTAGGCAAGGTGGCCAATTCCTTTTCTAGACTGCTTTTTTGTTGTTCTAGGGTAGTGTACTGGTTAATACTTGACCAACCCAATAACTGTTCAAAATAAGTGACATCTTTTTTATCAATGAAGTCGTATTCTGTTTTCTTATTGTTCTGGCTTGATTTTGTTAAGATGAATTTTGCAAGTGCAGTTTTTTGTTCTTTAGATAATTCCCCTAAGATTAAATGATGTTCTTTTAGGAATTCCAATACTCTGTCCGTCAATTTATTGATTTGTTCAGGGTCTATAAAATCACTGCTGATTTGTTGTCCTTTTTCTGAAAGGATTAGTTCTATTTCGTATTGAACAATGGTAACCAACTTTGGAATAAAAACCTGAATCTCAATATCATTTAGAAATTTTTCTGATTGCTCGATGAAGAGTGATTCTTTATTTAAAATATCTTCAATCTTTCTATCAACGATTAGGATTTGTTCTTTGATATCTGCTTGTAGATTTTTACCTTCTTTGGCACTTTCATAAAATTCCTTTTGAGAAATAGAGTAATTTAATGCTCTTTCATTTAGTGTTGCTGTAGATTCGATTAATTCCTGGTACTTCTTTTGCTCCTCTATCAGGTTTTTGTACTGTGTTCTTTCTTCCCCAATTTCTATGCTTTGCGCAATGTATTCTTGCGTAAGGGTATGAGTGGCATTTCCTAACTGGATGTATTTATTGAAACCCATTACATTTTCAATATTTTCTTTAATAACACGGTTTAGGTACTCGTCTTTCAACAAATTACCTGCTTCCATTGCATCAAAAAGGAAATATTTACTTAATTCTTGTGGCAGATTGGCTTTGATTATTTTATTTACTTCGGCTTCTTTTTTTACTCTTTCGGCGTGAGGCGTTGCGGTGCCATAATTAAAAATGTCCCCGTTAAGATTAAGCATTACGGCTTCTACTGGATTATTTTGAGCATTGATAGTATATAACCTTTTAATTATATATTTGTAATCAGTGTGTAATACTTTACCCGTAAAATGAATTTCTAATTCAATCTTGTTGCTACTATTACTGGAGGTTTTAGCTCTTTCACCAGCATTTTGTAATTTATTGAAGTGTTGTTCGTCTTTGACTTTTAGCCCATACAAAGCACTGTAAATAGCTTGAAACAAAGTAGTTTTTCCGCCACCGTTTTCTCCACCAATTAAGATTATAGGCTGCTCTTCATTAACAGTCAAGTCTAAATCTAGTTCCTGATAGGTTTTAAAGTTTTTGGCAATTATTTTGGTTATGAGCATAGTACTTATATTTTGTTTAAAGCCTTTTCGATAATTTTTTCAATCTTTTTGCTATCAATATCTTCATTATTGATCTTTAGATTGTGGAACTCTTTTAGTATGTTTTCTTGCATCCATTCAAAATCCAAACCTTGTTCTTCACAAAGATTTTTGATAATTTCCATATCGTCTTTACGAATACCAAAATGAATAAAAGTGGTGTCTAAGCCTTTATTTATCATAACTTTTACTTGTTATTGAGTTTTTTTATTTCCCGATCTAAATCAGAAATGTATTTTTTATCCTGTTCTACTCTGAACTGTTCGTATTCTGAATGTGCTTTCTCTACTGCTTGTTCGTGCGAAATATTTCCTGCATTTGGTAGTACTTCTAAGTCGTTACTTTCTAAAAACTTATTGGTTCGTTCTAACCAATCTTTCATATTCATTAATTGGTTTCTACGTGCTTGAAACTCTGCCAAATCTAAATAGGCACTGACCAATAAATTCAAATCGCCAATTTCATTTTCCTGCAAATAGTTCTTTGCAATGGTCACATCGCTTTTTAAGACCTTGCCTTCTGGTGCTTTTTTCCAAGAGGTTAAACCCATAAAATCTTTGGTTTTATCGGCACGAGTGTAGACAATTTCGGCAGCTGTTTTCCCGGTTATAGCAAAATGCAGTTTGTTTTGGACCATTTTGTAAAACAGCTTTGTTTCTTCCGCTTCTTTGTTGTAATCAGCGCTGCATTGTTCAAAAATATCACCTAGTTTTTGGTATAACCGTCGTTCGCTTGAGCGAATTTCTCTAATACGCTCCAGTAATTCATCAAAATAATCTTTACCAAATGGTTTTCCGTTTTTGAGCATTTCGTCATTCAAGACAAAACCTTTGATAATGTATTCTTTAAGCGTTTGTGTAGCCCAAATACGGAATTGTGTGGCTTGTTTTGAATTTACTCTGTAGCCAACCGCTATTATAGCATCTAGATTGTAAAAAGAAGTAGTATAGTTTTTACCGTCTGATGCAGTTGTTTCCATTTTGGAAACAACTGCATTTTCGATGAGTTCTCCCGACTCAAAAATATTTTTCAAATGCTTACTTATGGCAGGCACTGCTACACCAAAAAGCTGCGCTATTAGCTTTTGGGTAAGCCAAAAATTATCCTCAAAATAAGTTACATCTATTACTACATTGCTATCTTGACTTTGATAAAAAATAATTTTGTTTACCATGGTGTATGCTTAAAGTGCAATCGGGTTAAACATATCCATACCCTTAGTGTCTTTTGTATTACTGATCGTATTATTCCAATACCACCAAGTAGATGTCGTACCGTTTACTTTTTCAATTAAAATCCCTCCAATAGTTTTTAATCCTTTGCTATTTCTAACTGCAATAAACTCTATTAAAGCATTGTGTTTTAAATGTGCATTTGCTGGGTCACTTCCGGCTGTTTTAGTGTCGAATAAATAAGTAATATTAGTTTTACTCAGTATGACAAAATCAACATAAAAAAGACTTTGTTTGCCCAAATAATCGATGTACGGAACTGCAAAATGCTCTTTGGCTTTTTCCCCATTTTTATACCACCATTCTAAATGTGCTGCATTATCTTCTAAAAACTCTGCAAACTTAACTTCGGGTTTTGATGCCCTATTGTATTCATAAAAAGGTTCTAAAGCGTGGATTTTTACTTCCTCTTTTTCCTCGTATAATTCATTGTAAATTCGTTCAATTGGAACTTCCCATTGGT harbors:
- a CDS encoding tetratricopeptide repeat protein; the protein is MDSRTVYELRREGKIQEALDMALKLYQIDPHDSWTQSALAWPLIDLCKASLTQNSLNQAQKYFNQLTAINFTDVDDIISGQITFLRPKIDINYSKIQEAENLSKNGNHKLALSKMKAMFINKELLDVHHEAYGWVIYRYIKAEENNISSFEIRSLMRDYMNLKNGRPSMVHSVFLNFALHFSKEHSEFNLYNFLLLWGPKNLRREDVYESHNDGKTYPSLISRIFREFIDKKVQIDCNILFERIPYLTPVKIIELLREPYYWNLFSADKENRKADLWKIFEEYNLLFKNQTGSEIHSKILNSAMFSMKENEEWRFLNFFENWNPENFIESDWKEIKKEDKIYPSLATKALKKAFELIKVGTHYSDLDKIISVYKTAITKFPKDIWLKREYAILLAKSETTEEAIKIYKELVLELGDQAYAWHEFALLFSDEDIDKSIGMLSKAIKLQKDENFLGSTRLDLADKLIKKNKLEEALVELNRYQEYRITNNKNVADKFHELTVFVKDIQTQKKDNLVLYNEYITVAENFAYQDISWSELVFVEKWKNDKNKEKLSFTDGNNLSLSINASRFPILKSIDVGQVIKFKIHNKLVEDKNNLHHFKQEYFPLLAEVSDKPKWSCLEDIIAVVDYINVEKNIVHAISSENKEVFFPMQNLCLFKGDFIKAKKFQKKIREEIRIDLKEITKVNQEEVINNFISHLAIIDSINEDKKLFHYVVNNRIHGIVRFEETELKPIEGDFIQIRLVHKLDKKQNRIIFKAIEVNTTEETTTALRKDISGLLKLKFKQYGSTLDWEDLDQEDEIQLNPSFGFIGDYYVPKEIIENSKIDSNCGVDAKVVFNGEKWKVFGLKKR
- a CDS encoding nuclease-related domain-containing protein; translation: MSLEILHNRAEHTHENEQFRRFALELKSIFSQRNWEGILIGNPFNDNYHRFRADAILCYNHGIILIDFKDYKGTIILPDNVDGFQKDPWNIENNIDKGRIEIKAGSHFNNPFRQLKAYRQAFYEIVEHDIFLNSYIDPSRVCIANVFSGPLDLKNDIPRSLPYYKIIQENDIAAPLYEFASKNAFTLDIADTLKKIFPAEKWDDGKALVQPSIIIDTFQEIEKDVEKELNNFLKDKKSGVFVLESMNIKSRDAWMKHLLAEATNFGIPQIELWGHSARICKKITDRTRTEVNSIYKTIYGGISQSDEEEVEKDGENENSKLLEIIPIKTNEYIDENALIILHEAHLINRSLNQSDLLRFGSGRLLEDIFKFLNLEKSNRKVICIGDPYSLSFGKNEDAALNIETLSELFTGTINHHRDTKIQTDYDGKIDIVYNIAKSIEDTIFNELKYNWNSSDLYHITKQEVEIKLKKWFSEPKLIEPKEAILMYSKRDAKKTNLWIKNNCLNNSTKFSKGDLLIANNNVNIPDDTGFNQPKKVINGMYFTLNEIKQSLSFPIKINQSVLPINLNFIKINVKCLNLNGIPETDVWMLENHFISNDGLSKEEKIAFRVFVNRKLNEQKGENPFVDSAEFKLLKQDKAYIELSNEEKEALVIVATNYNLPKDKKIVIKTNNKVRKEILAKCKAKYDRRLLAYIRENDPFVNAVFLNYGWALTVHKALGSSFNETIINSYQGESKGINNAEYFRWLYTSIATTENLVSIINPQEINPLMNCEFEDSSNGFNEVKETKRGYLKFQNFIPKNIYSNKVADLNNENVIGTICTLTKQIEPKGYILESVQKKSDYLTKVIYSIPQSIDKKCFFNIDNKGEKDQYAVSNVRIDKLENEEKEIIEEVIASLFVVKNLPKEDFSLEIPNDFRKVIYSKWSKILKENNYQLKLLESHNNQDIFSANNNESKIKFRVWYGTSEKEKTKGFINKIVVLEKSEVDLCNKLKSWLM
- a CDS encoding reverse transcriptase domain-containing protein, which encodes MAVNKLIKKEKDWFKLKRYPHIDNPLLAKDRHIWIEPYVTNPLKVAAHNFYPLIHKKSKVRKFRREYCEVCGKLLYTNLNGKKTFRKAAKPKERELYYAGHIDALVYSYYAELLTKEYETILSHKNLTDVVTAYRKIPVKVGAKKHKCNIDFAVDVFKSINEYPKDNFVAIAFDIKGFFDNLNHKLLREKWKKVLGLTIEPLPDDHFNVFRNITRFSYIDLVDIFQEFQNQIFVKAFANCKPVITRKRVSKIKYLKKSNAIAFCTKDEYLAKRKSLVKKQRFVKDDSGNTVTKDFGIPQGSPISAVLANIYMLDFDYEINRYLESIGGIYRRYSDDMVAICPLDKKEDVIKEFADNIKNSCLTIQDKKTQIFHFERHSRILKCGQEFPNGINYNKNFIYLGLEFDGFDAKIKSASISGYYRKMKRTIKRGKYFSNKPLNKYTGELFKSRLLKRFSYKGADRRNKYIWNPSKTYFEISQHFDWGNFISYAKKAQQIKFPNKIESQTKRHWNKLEKLLKI